In Rosa chinensis cultivar Old Blush chromosome 1, RchiOBHm-V2, whole genome shotgun sequence, a genomic segment contains:
- the LOC112181945 gene encoding elicitor-responsive protein 3 encodes MGYGTLEVILVNAKHLHNTDFLTKMDPYVIFSVKTQEKISTVAKGQGSNPEWNESFLFTVTDDVSELRLKIMDKGTFTADDFVGEATIPLDPALFIHGSLPPTSYNVVNKHQKYRGEIKIGLNFTPDPQNY; translated from the exons ATGGGTTACGGGACTCTTGAAGTTATTCTTGTTAATGCCAAACACCTCCACAACACTGATTTTCTCA CTAAAATGGATCCCTATGTCATTTTCTCTGTGAAGACCCAAGAGAAAATAAGCACTGTGGCCAAAG GCCAAGGATCTAACCCAGAATGGAATGAAAGCTTCTTATTCACAGTGACTGATGATGTGTCCGAACTTCGTTTGAAAATAATGGACAAAGGTACCTTTACCGCAGATGATTTTGTTGGAGAAGCAAC CATTCCTCTAGACCCAGCATTGTTCATTCATGGAAGCCTTCCACCAACTTCATACAATGTTGTCAACAAGCACCAGAAATATCGCGGAGaaatcaaaataggactcaaTTTTACTCCTGATCCTCAG AACTATTGA